The proteins below are encoded in one region of Kogia breviceps isolate mKogBre1 chromosome 8, mKogBre1 haplotype 1, whole genome shotgun sequence:
- the PHYHIP gene encoding phytanoyl-CoA hydroxylase-interacting protein, protein MELLSTPHSIEVSNITCDSFRISWAMENSDLERVTHYFIDLNKKENKNSNKFKHRDVPTKLVAKAVPLPMTVRGHWFLSPRTEYSVAVQTAVKQSDGEYLVSGWSETVEFCTGDYAKEHLAQLQEKAEQIAGRMLRFSVFYRNHHKEYFQHARTHCGNMLQPYLKDNSGSHGSPTSGMLHGVFFSCNTEFNTGQPPQDSPYGRWRFQIPAQRLFNPSTNLYFADFYCMYTAYHYAILVLAPKGSLGDRFCRDRLPLLDIACNKFLTCSVEDGELVFRHAQDLILEIIYTEPVDLSLGTLGEISGHQLMSLSTADAKKDPSCKTCNISVGR, encoded by the exons ATGGAGCTGCTGTCCACGCCCCACAGCATCGAGGTCAGCAACATCACCTGTGACTCCTTTCGCATCTCCTGGGCCATGGAGAACAGTGACCTGGAGAGGGTCACCCACTACTTCATTGACCTGAACAAGAAAGAGAATAAGAACTCCAACAAGTTCAAGCACCGG GATGTCCCCACCAAGCTCGTGGCCAAGGCCGTGCCGCTGCCCATGACGGTGAGAGGCCACTGGTTCCTGAGCCCCCGCACGGAGTACAGCGTGGCAGTGCAGACCGCCGTGAAGCAGAGCGACGGGGAGTACCTCGTGTCCGGCTGGAGCGAGACGGTCGAGTTCTGCACTGGGG ATTATGCCAAGGAGCACCTGGCCCAGTTGCAGGAGAAGGCCGAGCAGATCGCAGGCCGCATGCTCCGCTTCTCCGTCTTCTACCGCAACCATCACAAGGAGTACTTCCAGCACGCCAG GACCCACTGCGGGAACATGCTGCAGCCCTACCTGAAGGACAACAGTGGCAGCCATGGCTCCCCGACCAGCGGCATGCTCCACGGGGTCTTCTTCAGCTGCAACACTGAGTTCAACACAGGCCAGCCCCCGCAGGACTCCCCCTACGGCCGCTGGCGCTTCCAGATCCCCGCCCAGCGCCTTTTCAACCCCAGCACCAACCTCTACTTTGCGGACTTCTACTGTATGTACACGGCCTACCACTATGCCATCCTGGTGCTGGCCCCCAAGGGTTCCCTGGGGGATCGCTTCTGCCGTGACCGCCTGCCCCTCCTGGACATTGCCTGCAACAAGTTCCTGACCTGCAGCGTGGAGGATGGGGAGCTGGTCTTCCGCCACGCCCAGGACCTCATCCTGGAGATCATCTACACCGAGCCTGTCGACCTGTCCCTGGGCACCCTGGGGGAGATCAGCGGGCACCAGCTCATGAGCCTGTCCACTGCTGATGCCAAGAAAGACCCCAGCTGCAAGACCTGCAACATCAGCGTGGGTCGCTAG